A region of Planococcus sp. MSAK28401 DNA encodes the following proteins:
- the dnaA gene encoding chromosomal replication initiator protein DnaA, producing MEHLDEIWSSVLAQVEKRISKPSFETWLKSTKLLSYKEDTVTISAPNSFARDWLENHYVHLITGILTDLTGDEALIKFVVPKDQDMDDFQLPAPRVKPGQAEQQEFLPGMLNPKYTFDTFVIGSGNRFAHAASLAVAEAPAKAYNPLFIYGGVGLGKTHLMHAIGHYVIEHNPDAKVVYLSSEKFTNEFINSIRDNQTVDFRNKYRNVDILLIDDIQFLAGKEQTQEEFFHTFNTLHEESKQIIISSDRPPKEIPTLEDRLRSRFEWGLITDITPPDLETRIAILRKKAKADGLDIPNDVMTYIANSIDSNIRELEGALIRVVAYSSLINRDMSAELAAEALKDIMPNSKPKVITILDIQNAVGEQFNVKLDDFKTKRRTKDIAYPRQIAMYLAREMTDFSLPKIGEEFGGRDHTTVIHAHEKINTLLKENQQLQQDVKEIRSALGK from the coding sequence TTGGAACACTTAGACGAAATATGGTCGAGTGTCTTAGCCCAAGTCGAGAAAAGAATCTCCAAACCCAGTTTTGAAACTTGGCTCAAATCAACGAAGCTCTTGTCTTATAAAGAAGATACTGTGACTATTTCAGCTCCCAATTCATTTGCGCGCGACTGGCTCGAAAACCATTACGTGCATTTGATTACCGGCATTTTGACAGATCTTACAGGAGACGAGGCGCTCATTAAATTTGTAGTGCCGAAAGATCAAGATATGGATGATTTTCAGCTTCCCGCTCCCCGTGTAAAACCCGGGCAGGCAGAGCAACAAGAGTTTTTGCCGGGCATGCTAAACCCGAAATACACCTTTGACACATTCGTCATCGGTTCCGGCAACCGCTTTGCGCACGCCGCATCGCTGGCTGTAGCTGAAGCGCCGGCAAAAGCTTATAATCCGCTTTTCATTTATGGAGGCGTAGGACTTGGCAAGACCCACCTTATGCATGCAATCGGACATTATGTAATCGAACACAACCCGGACGCCAAAGTCGTTTATTTGTCGTCCGAAAAATTCACCAACGAGTTCATCAACTCGATCCGTGACAACCAGACCGTCGATTTCCGCAATAAATACCGCAATGTCGATATCCTGCTCATTGACGATATTCAATTTTTAGCCGGAAAAGAACAAACTCAGGAAGAGTTCTTCCATACATTCAACACGCTGCACGAAGAATCCAAGCAGATCATCATTTCCAGCGACCGGCCGCCAAAAGAAATCCCGACGCTCGAAGATCGCTTGAGATCACGCTTTGAATGGGGTTTGATCACGGATATCACGCCGCCGGACTTGGAAACGCGCATCGCCATTTTGCGCAAAAAAGCCAAAGCGGACGGCCTGGACATCCCGAATGACGTGATGACCTACATCGCAAATTCGATCGATTCCAACATCCGCGAACTTGAAGGCGCATTGATCCGCGTCGTCGCTTATTCCTCCCTCATCAACCGGGACATGAGCGCAGAGCTGGCTGCTGAAGCATTAAAAGACATCATGCCGAACTCCAAGCCGAAAGTGATCACCATTTTGGATATCCAAAACGCAGTCGGCGAACAGTTCAATGTGAAATTAGACGATTTCAAAACAAAGCGCCGCACGAAGGATATTGCCTATCCTCGGCAGATCGCGATGTATTTGGCACGCGAAATGACCGATTTTTCATTGCCGAAAATCGGCGAGGAATTCGGTGGCCGCGATCATACGACGGTCATCCATGCACATGAAAAAATCAACACGCTGCTGAAAGAAAATCAGCAGCTCCAGCAAGACGTTAAAGAAATTCGATCCGCACTCGGCAAATAA
- the dnaN gene encoding DNA polymerase III subunit beta: MKFEIKRERLVDGLNDVMKAVSSKTTIPILTGIKMDVSTEGMRLTGSDSDITIQTFIPAEEDGQQLIDVTEGGSIVLQAKVFGEIVRKLPTNEVEIEITGNFQTHIRSGKSEFHLIGLEAMDYPQLPDIQDDRIFTIPADLLKTINRETVFAVSSSETRPVLTGVHWEVKDGELVCVATDSHRLARRKTKLETLPEGEYSVVIPGKSLNELNKILDDTSDPVEIVMTNQQVLFKSKHILFFSRLLEGNYPDTSRLIPSEYKTTVTVNGRSLLQAIDRASLLAREERNNVVRFSTNEGSEVEVSSNSPEVGKVEEQLQAQSVDGEELKISFSAKFMMDALKAIDGQDVVIQFTGAMRPFILKSALDDSILQLILPVRTY; this comes from the coding sequence ATGAAATTCGAGATAAAACGTGAGCGATTAGTCGATGGTTTAAACGATGTAATGAAAGCAGTCAGTTCAAAAACAACGATTCCGATTTTGACTGGAATCAAAATGGATGTATCTACAGAAGGAATGCGCTTAACAGGAAGTGACTCCGATATTACGATCCAAACTTTCATCCCAGCAGAAGAGGATGGACAACAGCTGATCGATGTCACTGAAGGAGGAAGCATCGTCCTTCAGGCAAAAGTATTCGGAGAGATCGTCCGTAAATTGCCGACCAACGAAGTCGAAATCGAAATCACAGGCAATTTCCAGACGCATATCCGTTCAGGGAAATCCGAATTCCATCTGATTGGACTCGAAGCAATGGATTATCCACAATTGCCCGATATCCAAGACGACCGCATCTTCACGATTCCAGCGGATCTGTTGAAAACAATCAATAGAGAAACTGTATTTGCTGTATCCAGTTCAGAAACACGGCCGGTATTGACTGGTGTGCACTGGGAAGTCAAAGACGGGGAGCTAGTTTGCGTCGCAACCGACAGCCACCGCCTGGCACGCCGCAAAACGAAACTTGAAACTTTGCCGGAAGGGGAGTATAGCGTCGTCATTCCAGGCAAAAGCTTGAACGAATTGAACAAAATCCTCGATGACACGTCAGATCCAGTCGAAATCGTCATGACCAATCAGCAAGTATTGTTCAAATCGAAGCACATTTTGTTCTTCTCCCGTCTATTGGAAGGGAACTACCCGGATACATCACGCCTAATCCCGTCTGAATACAAAACGACGGTCACAGTAAACGGCCGTTCATTGCTTCAAGCGATCGACCGTGCATCACTATTGGCTCGTGAAGAACGCAATAACGTCGTGCGCTTCTCCACAAACGAAGGCAGCGAAGTGGAAGTCTCCTCAAATTCCCCGGAAGTCGGGAAAGTCGAAGAGCAATTGCAGGCACAAAGCGTCGATGGTGAAGAGCTGAAGATTTCCTTCAGTGCGAAGTTCATGATGGATGCCTTGAAAGCAATCGACGGACAAGACGTCGTCATCCAATTCACAGGAGCGATGCGCCCGTTCATTTTAAAATCGGCTTTGGATGACTCAATTCTTCAACTGATTCTTCCTGTCCGGACATATTAA
- the yaaA gene encoding S4 domain-containing protein YaaA — MKEIGIETEFITLGQLLKMTDTISSGGMAKWFLSEHEVLVNGEVEDRRGRKLRPEDTVNIPGTGEFRIVVAEGMSFDAD, encoded by the coding sequence TTGAAGGAAATCGGTATTGAGACAGAATTTATTACACTAGGGCAATTGCTGAAAATGACTGACACAATCAGTTCAGGCGGAATGGCCAAATGGTTTTTGAGTGAACATGAAGTATTAGTGAACGGAGAGGTAGAAGACCGCAGAGGGCGGAAGCTACGTCCTGAAGATACCGTGAACATACCGGGGACGGGGGAATTCCGTATCGTTGTCGCCGAAGGCATGAGCTTCGATGCGGATTGA
- the recF gene encoding DNA replication/repair protein RecF (All proteins in this family for which functions are known are DNA-binding proteins that assist the filamentation of RecA onto DNA for the initiation of recombination or recombinational repair.): MRIDNLELVNYRNYETLKLDFSPEINVFIGENAQGKTNIMESLYVLSMAKSHRTSNDKELIRWNAEYGKIKADVLRKYGKLPLEIVFSKKGKKAKVNHLEQRRLSDYIGQLNVVMFAPEDLHLVKGSPQVRRRFIDMEIGQISPVYLHDLVNYQKLLKQRNHILKQHYGKQAINDVMFEVYTEQFIEAAVKIIQKRFQFMELLQKWAEPIHHGISRGLEKLEIRYQPISGLKPEWTPAEMASFLEQKLQEVKKRELDRGVTLVGPHRDDLQFMVNGYDVQTYGSQGQQRTTALSLKLAEIELIKQEVGEAPVLLLDDVLSELDDYRQSHLLNTIRGSVQTFVTTTSVEGIQHETIQSARLFEVSKGTVKE; the protein is encoded by the coding sequence ATGCGGATTGACAACCTCGAGTTAGTCAATTACCGCAACTATGAAACGCTGAAGCTGGACTTCTCGCCGGAGATCAACGTCTTCATCGGCGAAAATGCACAAGGCAAAACGAACATCATGGAGTCACTTTATGTTTTATCGATGGCCAAATCCCATCGGACGAGCAATGATAAAGAATTGATACGCTGGAATGCGGAATATGGTAAAATTAAAGCTGATGTGCTCCGGAAATATGGCAAACTGCCGCTTGAAATCGTCTTTTCCAAAAAAGGCAAAAAAGCGAAAGTGAACCACCTGGAGCAGAGGCGGCTGAGCGATTATATCGGACAATTGAATGTCGTCATGTTCGCTCCTGAGGACTTGCATTTAGTCAAAGGCAGCCCTCAAGTCAGGCGCCGCTTCATCGATATGGAAATCGGCCAGATTTCACCGGTCTATCTCCACGATCTTGTCAATTACCAAAAGCTGTTGAAACAGCGCAACCATATATTGAAGCAGCATTACGGCAAACAGGCGATCAATGACGTCATGTTCGAGGTTTATACAGAACAATTCATCGAAGCTGCTGTAAAAATTATACAAAAAAGGTTCCAATTCATGGAATTGCTGCAAAAATGGGCCGAACCGATTCATCACGGCATTTCCCGTGGGCTTGAAAAACTGGAAATCCGCTATCAGCCGATTAGTGGTTTGAAACCCGAATGGACGCCTGCTGAAATGGCGTCCTTTTTAGAGCAGAAGCTGCAGGAAGTGAAAAAACGGGAACTCGACCGCGGCGTAACACTGGTCGGCCCACACCGCGACGATCTGCAGTTCATGGTCAATGGCTATGATGTCCAGACTTACGGCTCTCAAGGGCAGCAGCGCACCACAGCCCTGTCTTTGAAACTCGCGGAAATCGAACTGATCAAGCAGGAAGTCGGCGAAGCGCCGGTTCTTTTGCTTGATGACGTGCTTTCCGAACTGGACGATTACCGCCAATCACATTTACTCAACACCATCCGCGGATCCGTGCAGACTTTTGTCACGACCACCAGTGTTGAAGGCATCCAGCACGAGACCATTCAAAGCGCCCGCCTTTTCGAAGTATCGAAAGGAACCGTCAAGGAGTGA
- the gyrB gene encoding DNA topoisomerase (ATP-hydrolyzing) subunit B, whose translation MAMEDTNLEQSYGANQIQVLEGLEAVRKRPGMYIGSTGSRGLHHLVWEIVDNSIDEALAGYCDEIRVTIEKDNWIRVEDNGRGIPVDMQEKMGRPAVEVIMTVLHAGGKFGGGGYKVSGGLHGVGASVVNALSETTEVYVHRDGKRHFIQFERGAVKKELGVIGEADKTGTTIRFKADGEIFKETTEYEFDILDHRLRELAYLNRGLKIVVADEREGLEQEKKYHYEGGIKSYVEHLNKSKDPLHEEAIFVESERDGINVEVAMQYNGGFAANIFSFANNISTHEGGTHESGFKTALTRVINDYGRKKGILKDAEANLTGEDVREGLTAIISVKHPDPQFEGQTKTKLGNTEVSTIVNNLFSGGFERFLLENPSTAKKILEKGIMASHARLAAKKAREFTRRKSVLEVSSLPGKLADCSSRDPKVSEIYIVEGDSAGGSAKSGRDRHFQAILPLRGKILNVEKARLDKILVNTEIRNIITALGTGIGEEFNLDKARYHKIVIMTDADVDGAHIRTLLLTFLFRYMRPLIEAGYIYIAQPPLFQIKQGKHVDYVYSDAQLKNALAELPASPKPHVQRYKGLGEMNATQLWDTTMDPDFRTLLQVTLEDAMTADETFHMLMGDDVEPRRNFIEENASYVKNLDV comes from the coding sequence ATGGCTATGGAAGATACGAATCTTGAGCAATCTTATGGCGCCAATCAGATTCAAGTATTGGAAGGCTTAGAAGCGGTCCGGAAACGGCCGGGTATGTATATCGGTTCTACGGGATCGAGAGGACTGCACCATTTAGTATGGGAAATCGTGGATAACAGCATCGATGAAGCCCTTGCCGGCTATTGCGATGAAATCCGCGTCACAATCGAAAAAGACAATTGGATCCGCGTGGAAGATAACGGCCGCGGGATTCCAGTCGATATGCAGGAAAAAATGGGCCGTCCGGCTGTTGAAGTCATCATGACGGTCCTTCACGCCGGCGGTAAATTCGGCGGCGGCGGCTATAAAGTGTCCGGTGGCCTCCACGGCGTCGGCGCATCTGTCGTCAACGCTTTATCCGAGACGACGGAAGTTTATGTACACCGGGACGGCAAGCGCCATTTCATTCAATTTGAGCGCGGCGCAGTCAAAAAAGAACTCGGCGTCATCGGCGAAGCCGACAAAACCGGAACGACCATCCGCTTTAAAGCGGACGGGGAAATCTTTAAAGAAACAACGGAATATGAATTTGATATTCTTGATCATCGCCTCCGAGAACTCGCTTATTTGAACCGCGGCTTGAAAATCGTGGTCGCTGATGAGCGTGAAGGCTTAGAGCAGGAAAAGAAATACCACTATGAAGGCGGTATCAAATCCTACGTCGAGCATTTGAACAAATCGAAAGACCCGCTTCACGAAGAAGCGATTTTCGTCGAGTCGGAGCGGGACGGTATCAATGTCGAAGTCGCCATGCAATACAACGGCGGATTTGCTGCGAATATTTTTTCATTCGCGAACAATATCAGCACCCATGAAGGCGGGACGCACGAATCCGGCTTCAAGACGGCATTGACGCGCGTCATTAACGATTACGGCCGCAAAAAAGGGATTTTGAAAGATGCCGAAGCCAATCTGACTGGTGAAGATGTGCGGGAAGGGCTGACGGCAATCATTTCCGTTAAGCACCCTGATCCCCAGTTTGAAGGGCAGACAAAGACGAAACTCGGTAATACCGAAGTTTCAACCATCGTCAATAATCTGTTCTCTGGCGGTTTCGAACGGTTCTTATTGGAAAATCCATCAACGGCTAAAAAAATCCTCGAAAAAGGCATCATGGCTTCCCATGCTCGATTAGCAGCGAAAAAAGCACGTGAATTTACACGCCGCAAATCGGTTCTTGAAGTATCAAGCTTGCCGGGGAAATTGGCCGATTGTTCTTCACGCGATCCGAAAGTCAGCGAAATCTATATTGTAGAGGGAGATTCAGCAGGTGGATCCGCAAAATCCGGACGCGACCGTCATTTCCAAGCAATCTTGCCGCTGCGCGGGAAAATCCTCAATGTAGAAAAAGCGCGGCTCGATAAAATTCTCGTCAATACGGAAATCCGCAACATCATTACAGCACTTGGTACAGGAATCGGTGAAGAGTTCAATTTGGACAAAGCCCGTTACCACAAAATCGTCATCATGACTGATGCCGACGTTGACGGCGCCCACATCCGGACTTTGTTATTGACGTTCCTGTTCCGTTACATGCGCCCGCTAATTGAAGCTGGCTATATCTACATTGCACAACCGCCATTGTTCCAGATCAAGCAAGGCAAGCATGTTGATTATGTGTATTCCGATGCTCAGCTGAAAAATGCGCTCGCCGAACTTCCAGCATCACCAAAGCCGCACGTCCAGCGCTATAAAGGGCTTGGCGAGATGAATGCTACACAATTGTGGGATACGACAATGGATCCGGATTTCCGGACATTGCTGCAAGTGACGCTTGAAGATGCGATGACAGCGGATGAAACTTTCCATATGCTAATGGGGGATGACGTCGAACCGCGCCGCAACTTTATCGAAGAAAATGCTAGTTATGTTAAGAATTTGGATGTTTAA
- the gyrA gene encoding DNA gyrase subunit A, producing MAERSGSGIEEINISTEMRTSFLDYAMSVIVSRALPDVRDGLKPVHRRILYAMHDLGITADKGYKKSARIVGDVIGKYHPHGDSAVYETMVRMAQDFSYRYMLVDGHGNFGSVDGDAAAAMRYTESKMSKISMEILRDLNKNTIDYQENYDGQEKEPVVLPSRFPNLLVNGTSGIAVGMATNIPPHNLGETIDAVMALADNPAITTEELLEYIPGPDFPTGGIILGRSGIRRAYETGKGSVLIRAVVEIETKPNGKEVILIHELPYQVNKARLIEKIAELVRDKKIDGITDLRDESDRNGMRVVIEVRRDASANVLLNNLYKQTAMQTSFGINMLALVDGQPKVLGLKDVLYHYLEHQKVIIRRRTEFDLQKAEDRAHILEGLRIALDHIDAIIALIRGSQTTEEARNGLMNDFNLSERQSQAILDMRLQRLTGLERDKIEEEYQGLIALINELRAILADESKILEIIREEILEIKERFNDPRRTEITVGGSEMIEDEDLIPREASVLTLTHNGYIKRLPANTYRSQKRGGRGVQGMGTNDDDFVEHLLYTSTHDTILFFTSEGKVYRKKGYQVPEYGRTAKGLPLVNLLEIGKNEKVTAVIRVEEFKEDDFFFFTTRGGLSKRTPVSNYANIRQNGLIAINLREDDELISVKMTDGNKEIVIGTRDGALIRFPETDIRSMGRAASGVRGIRLREGDQVVGMETLETDDKILVITENGYGKRTKESEYRVQSRGGMGIKTCHITEKNGPLVAVRAVNGTEDIMLITQHGVLIRMDVEDISTTGRNTQGVRLIRLGDEEIVATVTKVKKDLDDAEAAEVDEETEPVSEDNVEALIEESVEADVYTEDEVVEDETADSIEEDPEEE from the coding sequence ATGGCGGAACGGTCAGGCAGCGGAATAGAAGAAATCAATATCAGCACGGAGATGCGCACTTCATTTCTCGATTATGCAATGAGTGTCATCGTCTCACGTGCGTTACCGGATGTCCGGGACGGTCTGAAGCCGGTGCATCGGCGTATTTTATACGCAATGCACGACCTCGGCATTACAGCGGACAAAGGCTATAAAAAATCAGCGCGTATCGTCGGTGATGTAATCGGTAAATACCACCCGCATGGTGATAGCGCGGTTTATGAAACAATGGTACGGATGGCGCAGGATTTCAGCTATCGTTATATGCTTGTAGATGGACATGGGAACTTTGGGTCTGTCGATGGCGATGCAGCAGCAGCCATGCGTTATACAGAATCCAAGATGTCGAAAATTTCCATGGAAATTTTGCGTGATTTGAACAAGAACACTATTGATTACCAAGAAAACTACGACGGCCAAGAAAAAGAGCCAGTCGTTTTACCAAGTAGGTTCCCGAATTTGCTTGTCAATGGAACTTCCGGGATAGCGGTCGGTATGGCTACGAATATTCCTCCCCATAACCTTGGGGAAACAATTGATGCAGTAATGGCATTAGCAGACAATCCGGCCATTACGACAGAAGAATTGCTTGAATACATCCCTGGCCCCGATTTCCCGACCGGCGGCATCATCCTCGGGCGTAGCGGCATCCGTCGCGCCTACGAAACCGGCAAAGGTTCGGTGTTGATCCGTGCAGTCGTTGAAATCGAAACAAAACCGAACGGCAAAGAAGTAATCCTCATCCACGAACTTCCTTATCAAGTCAATAAAGCGCGTCTGATCGAGAAAATCGCAGAATTGGTGCGCGACAAAAAAATAGACGGCATCACCGATTTGCGCGACGAATCCGACCGCAACGGGATGCGCGTCGTGATTGAAGTGCGAAGAGACGCAAGTGCCAATGTCCTATTGAACAATTTGTACAAACAGACAGCGATGCAGACAAGCTTCGGCATCAATATGCTTGCGCTCGTCGATGGCCAGCCGAAAGTTCTTGGCTTGAAAGACGTCCTTTATCATTACCTGGAGCACCAGAAAGTCATTATCCGCCGCCGCACAGAATTTGATCTACAAAAAGCGGAAGACCGTGCGCATATCCTTGAAGGCTTGCGCATCGCACTAGATCATATTGATGCCATCATCGCTTTGATCCGTGGGTCTCAAACGACTGAAGAAGCCCGCAACGGTTTGATGAATGATTTCAATTTATCCGAACGCCAATCCCAAGCCATCTTGGACATGCGCCTTCAACGTTTGACCGGTCTCGAACGGGACAAGATCGAAGAGGAATACCAAGGGCTCATCGCACTCATCAATGAGCTGCGTGCAATTCTTGCGGATGAATCGAAGATCCTCGAGATCATCCGTGAAGAAATCCTTGAAATCAAAGAGCGATTCAATGATCCCCGCAGAACGGAGATCACTGTCGGCGGCTCTGAGATGATCGAAGATGAAGACCTCATCCCACGTGAAGCTTCAGTATTGACGCTCACGCACAACGGCTATATCAAACGTTTGCCTGCCAATACGTACCGCAGCCAGAAGCGTGGCGGACGCGGCGTACAAGGAATGGGAACCAACGATGACGATTTCGTTGAACATCTTCTATATACATCGACACATGACACAATCCTGTTCTTCACAAGCGAAGGAAAAGTTTACCGCAAGAAAGGCTATCAGGTTCCTGAGTACGGCCGGACTGCGAAAGGCTTGCCGCTCGTCAACTTGCTGGAGATCGGCAAGAACGAAAAAGTGACAGCAGTGATCCGTGTCGAAGAATTCAAAGAAGATGATTTCTTCTTCTTCACTACACGCGGCGGCCTGAGCAAGCGGACGCCTGTGAGCAACTATGCCAATATCCGGCAAAACGGGTTAATTGCCATCAATTTGCGTGAAGACGATGAATTGATCTCAGTCAAGATGACTGACGGCAACAAAGAAATTGTTATCGGAACCCGTGATGGTGCATTGATCCGATTCCCAGAGACGGATATCCGCAGTATGGGACGTGCAGCAAGCGGGGTACGGGGCATCCGTCTACGTGAAGGCGATCAAGTCGTCGGGATGGAGACATTAGAGACGGATGATAAGATCCTGGTCATCACGGAAAATGGTTATGGCAAGCGAACAAAAGAATCCGAATACCGCGTCCAATCTAGAGGCGGTATGGGAATCAAGACCTGCCACATTACAGAAAAGAACGGGCCGCTCGTAGCTGTCCGCGCCGTGAATGGAACAGAAGACATCATGCTGATTACACAACACGGCGTGCTGATCCGCATGGATGTAGAAGATATTTCAACGACTGGAAGAAACACGCAAGGAGTCCGATTGATCCGTCTTGGCGACGAAGAGATTGTGGCTACCGTCACCAAAGTGAAAAAAGATTTGGATGATGCAGAAGCAGCAGAAGTTGATGAAGAGACAGAACCAGTTTCAGAAGATAACGTAGAAGCACTCATCGAAGAAAGTGTAGAAGCAGATGTCTACACAGAGGATGAGGTTGTTGAAGATGAAACGGCGGATAGTATAGAAGAAGATCCAGAAGAAGAGTAA
- a CDS encoding glutathione peroxidase, translating into MSNLYTYEVKQADGNMEQLENFKGKPLVIVNTASKCGLTPQFEGLQRLYEKYKDQGLEILGFPSGQFNDQEFHTQKETLEFCRKNYGVSFPIFSKIDVNGELADPLFKYLTSWGKSDVSGEIKWNFTKFLIDRQGNIVQRYEPQVEPEQMEKDIQKIL; encoded by the coding sequence ATGAGTAATTTATATACTTATGAAGTAAAGCAAGCGGATGGCAACATGGAACAGCTAGAAAATTTTAAAGGAAAACCATTGGTTATTGTCAACACAGCAAGCAAATGTGGGTTAACTCCGCAATTTGAGGGTTTACAGCGTCTGTATGAAAAATATAAAGATCAAGGCTTAGAAATTCTCGGGTTCCCTAGCGGCCAATTCAACGATCAGGAATTCCACACACAAAAGGAAACACTGGAATTTTGCCGTAAGAATTATGGAGTTAGCTTTCCGATTTTTTCTAAAATAGATGTAAATGGTGAACTCGCTGATCCACTCTTTAAGTATTTGACTTCGTGGGGCAAAAGCGACGTAAGCGGAGAGATTAAATGGAACTTTACTAAGTTTCTCATTGATCGCCAAGGAAATATTGTTCAACGTTACGAACCACAGGTTGAACCGGAGCAAATGGAGAAAGATATACAGAAAATTTTATGA
- the guaB gene encoding IMP dehydrogenase, with the protein MWESKFLKEGLTFDDVLLVPAHSEVLPKDIDLSVELTPKIKLNIPIISAGMDTVTEAKMAISMARQGGLGVIHKNMSIEEQAEQVVTVKRSENGVITDPFYLTPQHQVYDAEHLMGKYRISGVPIVQSEEDLTLVGIITNRDLRFIQDYSLEIKDVMTKEKLVTAPVGTTLEDAEKILQQYKIEKLPIVDQNGMLKGLITIKDIEKVIEFPIAAKDEQGRLLAGAAVGVTSDTMKRVEQLVKAHVDVVVIDTAHGHSAGVLNMVSQIRDTYPELTIVAGNVATASGTKALIEAGADIVKVGIGPGSICTTRVVAGVGVPQITAVYDCATEARKHGKAIIADGGIKFSGDIIKALAAGGHVVMLGSLLAGTTESPGDTEIFQGRRFKTYRGMGSIASMEKGSKDRYFQDEAKKLVPEGIEGRLPYKGPLTDTIHQLLGGIRAGMGYCGTKDLRSLREDAQFIRMTGAGLIESHPHDVQITKESPNYSM; encoded by the coding sequence ATGTGGGAATCGAAATTTCTTAAAGAAGGGTTAACCTTCGATGATGTATTGCTAGTGCCAGCTCATTCAGAAGTGTTGCCGAAAGATATTGATTTGTCAGTGGAGCTAACGCCGAAAATCAAGTTGAACATTCCAATTATTAGCGCGGGAATGGACACTGTGACGGAAGCAAAAATGGCTATTTCAATGGCACGACAAGGCGGCCTAGGAGTCATTCATAAAAATATGAGCATCGAAGAGCAGGCTGAACAAGTAGTGACTGTTAAACGTTCGGAAAATGGCGTTATTACAGATCCTTTCTACCTGACTCCTCAGCACCAGGTTTACGATGCTGAACATTTGATGGGAAAATACCGTATTTCGGGTGTGCCTATTGTTCAAAGTGAAGAAGATCTTACTTTGGTGGGCATTATCACCAACCGCGACCTCCGCTTTATCCAGGACTATTCTTTAGAGATTAAAGATGTCATGACGAAAGAGAAGTTGGTGACGGCCCCGGTCGGCACGACGCTAGAAGATGCTGAAAAAATTCTTCAGCAATACAAAATCGAGAAGTTGCCAATTGTGGATCAGAACGGCATGCTAAAAGGCCTTATTACTATCAAGGACATCGAGAAAGTAATCGAGTTCCCAATTGCTGCAAAAGACGAGCAGGGACGTTTGCTTGCCGGTGCTGCTGTCGGCGTTACATCGGATACGATGAAACGCGTCGAACAATTGGTGAAAGCTCATGTCGATGTTGTGGTCATCGATACAGCCCACGGTCATTCAGCAGGCGTATTGAACATGGTCAGCCAGATTCGAGACACCTATCCTGAATTGACGATCGTTGCTGGAAATGTCGCTACTGCAAGTGGAACGAAAGCTTTGATTGAAGCGGGTGCTGATATCGTTAAAGTGGGTATCGGACCAGGCTCAATTTGTACAACACGCGTTGTTGCCGGTGTAGGAGTTCCACAAATTACAGCGGTTTACGATTGTGCTACTGAAGCCCGCAAACATGGCAAAGCGATTATCGCAGATGGCGGCATTAAGTTCTCAGGCGATATCATTAAAGCACTGGCAGCAGGCGGACATGTTGTTATGCTGGGCAGCTTGCTCGCAGGAACAACAGAAAGCCCAGGGGATACTGAAATCTTCCAGGGACGCCGCTTCAAGACTTATCGCGGCATGGGTTCAATCGCTTCTATGGAAAAAGGTTCGAAAGACCGCTATTTCCAAGATGAAGCGAAAAAGTTGGTACCGGAAGGAATTGAAGGGCGCTTGCCTTATAAAGGCCCTCTAACTGATACGATTCACCAATTGCTTGGAGGCATTCGTGCTGGCATGGGCTATTGTGGAACAAAAGATTTGCGGTCACTTCGTGAAGACGCACAGTTTATCCGCATGACCGGTGCTGGGTTGATCGAGAGCCATCCGCATGACGTACAAATTACAAAAGAATCACCGAATTACTCTATGTAA